One genomic segment of Parus major isolate Abel chromosome 10, Parus_major1.1, whole genome shotgun sequence includes these proteins:
- the PIGB gene encoding GPI mannosyltransferase 3 isoform X1, producing the protein MVFNYGYLTWEWTSSLRGYSYPLIFASMYKVLQLLAKDNVQLLIWVPRLAQAVLAAFADVKLYSLVQHLENSETAKFVFFCQLCSWFTWYSCTRTLTNTMETILTIFALSYYPIKGSKMGNSCKYLALVALAIVIRPTAVIPWMPLVFSHFLQEQRKADLILHNCIPVGLVTIGTSLIIDRVFFGEWVLVQLNFLKFNVLQNLGTFYGSHPWHWYFTQGLPVILGPHLPFFIHGCAVAPRRYRIILLAVIWTVLVYSTLSHKEFRFIYPVLPFCMIFCGYSLKHLKAWKKTAASFLLLSNLVPALYTGLVHQRGTLDVMSHIQQLCNNSQQSQAFVFILMPCHSTPFYSHVHCPLKMRFLQCPPNLTGNESYVDEADVFYSNPLGWLNKEFYNDTLLPSHLILFSVLEQEISSFLALRGYEKTATVFHTHVPQGRVGSHISIYRRKTEMNYP; encoded by the exons ATGGTCTTCAA TTATGGTTACCTGACTTGGGAATGGACAAGTAGCTTAAGGGGCTACTCGTACCCACTGATCTTTGCAAGCATGTACAAAGTATTACAGCTGCTGGCTAAGGATAATGTTCAGCTGCTG ATCTGGGTCCCTAGGCTtgcacaggcagtgctggctgctttTGCTGATGTGAAGCTTTACTCATTAGTGCAACACcttgaaaattcagaaacagcGAAGTTCGTG ttcttctgcCAACTCTGTTCCTGGTTTACATGGTATTCCTGTACCAGAACTCTAACAAATACCATGGAGACTATTCTTACCATTTTTGCTCTTTCCTATTATCCAATAAAAGGCTCCAAGATGGGGAACAG TTGTAAGTATTTAGCTTTGGTAGCACTTGCAATTGTTATTCGTCCCACTGCTGTTATTCCGTGGATGCCTTTGGTCTTCAGCCATTTTTTGCAAGAACAGAGGAAAGCAGATCTTATCCTACACAACTGCATTCCAGTTGG atTGGTCACAATAGGAACCTCTTTAATAATTGACCGTGTGTTTTTTGGTGAG TGGGTACTGGTTCAGCTGAACTTCTTGAAATTCAACGTGCTGCAGAATTTGGGAACATTTTACGGCTCTCATCCTTGGCATTGGTACTTCACTCAGGGACTCCCAGTCATCTTGGGTCCCCATCTGCCTTTCTTTATTCATGGCTGTGCAGTGGCACCAAGGAGGTACCGCATCATTCTACTGGCAGTGATCTGGACAGTGCTGGTGTACAG CACACTGAGCCATAAGGAATTCAGGTTCATCTATCCAGTACTGCCATTCTGCATGATTTTTTGTG GATATTCATTGAAACACCTGAAAGCATggaagaaaactgcagcaagTTTCCTGCTCTTATCCAATTTAGTCCCAGCCCTGTACACAGGCTTGGTTCACCAGCGAGGCACTCTGGATGTTATGAGTcacatccagcagctctgcaataACTCTCAGCAGTCACAAGCTTTTGTCTTCATACTGATGCCATGCCACTCTACTCCATTTTACAG TCATGTTCACTGTCCTCTAAAAATGAGATTCCTTCAGTGTCCCCCAAACCTAACTGGCAATGAGAGCTATGTTGATGAAGCAGATGTATTTTACTCTAACCCACTTGGCTGGCTGAATAAGGAGTTTTACAATGACACGTTACTACCCAGTCACTTGATCCTCTTCAGTGTGCTAGAACAG GAAATATCATCATTTCTAGCTTTGAGGGGCTATGAGAAAACAGCCACTGTCTTTCATACTCATGTACCTCAAGGACGAGTTGGAAGCCACATCTCCATCTacaggagaaaaactgaaatgaattaTCCCTGA
- the PIGB gene encoding GPI mannosyltransferase 3 isoform X2, with the protein MFSCWLAQAVLAAFADVKLYSLVQHLENSETAKFVFFCQLCSWFTWYSCTRTLTNTMETILTIFALSYYPIKGSKMGNSCKYLALVALAIVIRPTAVIPWMPLVFSHFLQEQRKADLILHNCIPVGLVTIGTSLIIDRVFFGEWVLVQLNFLKFNVLQNLGTFYGSHPWHWYFTQGLPVILGPHLPFFIHGCAVAPRRYRIILLAVIWTVLVYSTLSHKEFRFIYPVLPFCMIFCGYSLKHLKAWKKTAASFLLLSNLVPALYTGLVHQRGTLDVMSHIQQLCNNSQQSQAFVFILMPCHSTPFYSHVHCPLKMRFLQCPPNLTGNESYVDEADVFYSNPLGWLNKEFYNDTLLPSHLILFSVLEQEISSFLALRGYEKTATVFHTHVPQGRVGSHISIYRRKTEMNYP; encoded by the exons ATGTTCAGCTGCTG GCTtgcacaggcagtgctggctgctttTGCTGATGTGAAGCTTTACTCATTAGTGCAACACcttgaaaattcagaaacagcGAAGTTCGTG ttcttctgcCAACTCTGTTCCTGGTTTACATGGTATTCCTGTACCAGAACTCTAACAAATACCATGGAGACTATTCTTACCATTTTTGCTCTTTCCTATTATCCAATAAAAGGCTCCAAGATGGGGAACAG TTGTAAGTATTTAGCTTTGGTAGCACTTGCAATTGTTATTCGTCCCACTGCTGTTATTCCGTGGATGCCTTTGGTCTTCAGCCATTTTTTGCAAGAACAGAGGAAAGCAGATCTTATCCTACACAACTGCATTCCAGTTGG atTGGTCACAATAGGAACCTCTTTAATAATTGACCGTGTGTTTTTTGGTGAG TGGGTACTGGTTCAGCTGAACTTCTTGAAATTCAACGTGCTGCAGAATTTGGGAACATTTTACGGCTCTCATCCTTGGCATTGGTACTTCACTCAGGGACTCCCAGTCATCTTGGGTCCCCATCTGCCTTTCTTTATTCATGGCTGTGCAGTGGCACCAAGGAGGTACCGCATCATTCTACTGGCAGTGATCTGGACAGTGCTGGTGTACAG CACACTGAGCCATAAGGAATTCAGGTTCATCTATCCAGTACTGCCATTCTGCATGATTTTTTGTG GATATTCATTGAAACACCTGAAAGCATggaagaaaactgcagcaagTTTCCTGCTCTTATCCAATTTAGTCCCAGCCCTGTACACAGGCTTGGTTCACCAGCGAGGCACTCTGGATGTTATGAGTcacatccagcagctctgcaataACTCTCAGCAGTCACAAGCTTTTGTCTTCATACTGATGCCATGCCACTCTACTCCATTTTACAG TCATGTTCACTGTCCTCTAAAAATGAGATTCCTTCAGTGTCCCCCAAACCTAACTGGCAATGAGAGCTATGTTGATGAAGCAGATGTATTTTACTCTAACCCACTTGGCTGGCTGAATAAGGAGTTTTACAATGACACGTTACTACCCAGTCACTTGATCCTCTTCAGTGTGCTAGAACAG GAAATATCATCATTTCTAGCTTTGAGGGGCTATGAGAAAACAGCCACTGTCTTTCATACTCATGTACCTCAAGGACGAGTTGGAAGCCACATCTCCATCTacaggagaaaaactgaaatgaattaTCCCTGA